Proteins from one Candidatus Fusobacterium pullicola genomic window:
- the accC gene encoding acetyl-CoA carboxylase biotin carboxylase subunit — translation MFKKILIANRGEIAVRVIRAAKELGIKTVAVYSEADKESLHVRLADEAVCIGGVSSTESYLKVPNIIAAAEITGADAIHPGYGFLSENAKFASICEEHNITFIGPRPECITKMGDKATARATAIANNVPLTNGTGIVRSISEAKKEVNERITYPVMIKATAGGGGKGMRIARNDEELELNIVAAQTEAGAAFGNPDVYIEKFVENPRHIEVQVLGDKHGNVIYLGERDCSIQRRHQKLIEEAPSFSLPFGVRKAMGEAAVTLAKAINYDSAGTLEFLVDKDNKFYFMEMNTRVQVEHTVTEMVTGLDIIKLQIQIAYGAKLNITQDDIQLFGHAIECRINAEDPNNNFLPSPGVLTKYIVPGGNGVRVDSHSYQGYEISPYYDSMIGKLITFGINREEAIAKMKRALSEYIIEGIDTTIPFHLEVLNNELYLAGKTSTNFIEENFSKK, via the coding sequence ATGTTTAAAAAAATACTTATTGCAAATAGAGGAGAGATAGCTGTAAGAGTAATCAGAGCAGCTAAGGAATTAGGAATAAAAACAGTTGCTGTATACTCTGAAGCAGATAAAGAGAGCTTACATGTAAGATTAGCTGATGAAGCTGTATGTATAGGAGGAGTATCAAGTACAGAATCATACTTAAAAGTACCTAATATAATAGCTGCAGCTGAGATAACAGGAGCAGATGCAATTCACCCAGGATATGGATTTTTATCAGAGAATGCTAAATTTGCTTCAATATGTGAGGAGCACAATATTACTTTCATAGGACCTAGACCAGAGTGTATCACAAAGATGGGAGACAAAGCTACAGCAAGAGCAACAGCTATAGCTAATAATGTACCACTAACAAATGGAACTGGAATAGTAAGAAGTATATCAGAAGCTAAAAAAGAGGTAAATGAGAGAATAACATATCCAGTAATGATCAAAGCCACTGCTGGTGGTGGAGGAAAGGGTATGAGAATAGCTAGAAATGATGAGGAATTAGAACTTAACATAGTAGCAGCTCAAACTGAAGCTGGAGCAGCTTTTGGAAACCCAGATGTATATATAGAGAAATTTGTAGAAAATCCTAGACATATAGAGGTTCAAGTTTTAGGAGATAAACATGGAAATGTTATCTATTTAGGAGAGAGAGATTGCTCTATTCAAAGAAGACATCAAAAACTTATAGAGGAAGCACCATCATTCTCTTTACCTTTTGGAGTTAGAAAAGCTATGGGAGAGGCAGCAGTAACACTAGCTAAGGCTATAAATTATGACTCAGCTGGGACTTTAGAGTTTTTAGTGGATAAGGATAATAAATTCTATTTTATGGAAATGAATACAAGAGTTCAGGTAGAACATACTGTAACTGAGATGGTAACAGGATTAGACATTATAAAACTACAAATTCAAATAGCTTATGGAGCAAAATTAAATATAACTCAAGATGATATTCAACTTTTTGGACATGCTATTGAGTGTAGAATAAATGCAGAGGATCCAAATAATAACTTCTTACCTTCACCAGGTGTATTGACAAAATATATAGTTCCTGGAGGAAATGGAGTTAGAGTTGACTCTCACTCATATCAAGGGTATGAAATCAGTCCATACTATGATTCTATGATAGGAAAGCTTATAACTTTTGGAATCAATAGAGAGGAAGCTATAGCTAAGATGAAAAGAGCTTTAAGTGAGTATATAATTGAGGGAATAGATACAACTATACCTTTCCACTTAGAGGTTTTAAATAATGAGCTTTATTTAGCTGGAAAAACTTCAACAAATTTTATTGAAGAAAATTTTTCAAAAAAATAA
- a CDS encoding Asp23/Gls24 family envelope stress response protein — protein MSELGNIRISDDVVKTIAAKAASDVEGVYKLAGGVADEVSKILGKKRPTNGVKVEVGEKECSIEIFIVVEYGYLISEVAHDVQKSVLKAVSELSGLKVVEVNVYVQDVKIRAEETSEEEEEGLEA, from the coding sequence ATGAGCGAATTAGGAAATATAAGAATATCTGATGATGTAGTAAAAACAATAGCAGCTAAGGCAGCTTCAGATGTAGAAGGTGTTTATAAATTAGCTGGTGGTGTAGCTGATGAAGTTAGCAAAATTTTAGGAAAGAAAAGACCTACAAATGGGGTAAAGGTAGAAGTAGGAGAAAAAGAGTGTAGCATTGAAATATTTATCGTTGTAGAATATGGATACCTTATCTCTGAGGTTGCTCATGATGTACAAAAATCAGTTTTAAAAGCTGTATCTGAATTGAGTGGGCTAAAAGTAGTAGAAGTAAATGTGTATGTTCAAGATGTAAAAATTAGAGCTGAAGAGACTTCTGAAGAGGAAGAGGAAGGTTTAGAAGCGTAA